The nucleotide sequence CGAATGGATGATCAAAACCACCCCTTGTTAACTGTAATTTTACAAAGGAGGCTTCTCATTTCTGGAGAAGGGGTGAACACAAGCATTAcactcctcagaaaaaaaaaaacagtggctGTTTTCAGGAACAGAAAGTTAGTGTTCAACTACAAAAGTTTGTACACTTTGAAGTTTTCTGGAAAGGTTAACTTTATTGTATATTTTGCCTATGTATATACAAAAGTTGACAAGTAATGATCCATTCAGTACATTCAAAGTAAATAATACTTTTCTCAGTAATTCCTAGACTAAAAAAACTCACTATTTTTTAAGCTCTTCACTCACTTCTTTCCAaattttctcctctatttttgAAGTATCATATTCTCGCATCATATCAAACTCTAGCCATGGTTGGCTCCACTTCTGTGCTGCTCTCATTTTTGCTTCAGGTAACTCAAATTTTATTCCTTTTATATTGTATTTTGGCCTTTCCCACCGTTTTGACCATGGTTTAGGTTTCATTCGTACTTGCAGCTAGagtgaaagattaaaaaaaaattaaaaagtattaaGTAATCAGAATTTTAAAAGGTGAGACAACTGCTGTTTtaacagaaggaaagagaaaacagaccAATTTGTTAGTATGTTAAGGAACTACTACTTTACACTGTTAAGAGAAAAGGAATATTTTGTGTCTACATGACTGTTGTCATAGTATCTTGCAAAACTTAAGTCTTGATTTATTACCCAGTCCTTAAGTCATCCTCTGTAGTTCTATTCTGTTCcttattaaggaaaaataaaagtagcATCACAGGCAAAGGGAGGAACGATCACTGTAAGTTAGTGAGCTACTAGACAACACGCTTTGACAGGgtctgctgctttccagatgttctCTGAGACACAGATTTTCAGTGACTCTTCCACTGTTACCCTCATTTTTTGACACCCGTGTCACTCCCAGATCAGTAACAACATGAACATTTACACAGAAAAGCTTTCCTGTCTGCACAGTGTCATATAAAGGCATGCAAAGGTTACTACTGCTTGCATGTCTTCTAAATTAACAACTGAGGATGGTAGATGTTTCCACCCTCATCATTCTTTCACTATAAAAATAACATAAAGACTTGCCTTATTTTGTATACTTTTGTCACGCTGGTAACTAATGTAGCAAAGAGCTGCTTAGCGGCCTCCAGGATATCAGACAGATACAGAAGTTTACCTAAATGATCCTCTGCTTTTGAAACATGCAGCTCCTACCTTGTTTACAGGAACTTCTTCATGGTCTAAATGAGACACAGGTTTCATATTCATATCAAAAGTACTATATTCAGGGAGGGCATCTCGCAGGTACATCAGGTTGTCATCCAGCCTCTTTTCCAGCTTCAGGACCTCGATCGCCTGGATTCGAGGACTGTACAGTTCGTAACATATTTCAACGCCTTAAGAGACAGAAAATCTGGTTTAATGAATGGAATACATCAGAAATACACCAAATTTCTTCAGTGTCACACATTCCTTTATTATTCAAGAACTGCTTTTTACTTATACAAAGAACTAACAGTGCTGTAGGCATGTGTGATTCTACACATGCATTGTGTCTGCACAGGCAAATGTAGATTTCTTTTGTAAGTTAAGCCTTGGATAACAGAATGACTTAAGAAACATTGAGTGGCTTAAATTTAAGGAAGACAAGCTTAGTTTTTAAACTTTACTCCCTTTTGGTTACAATGGCTTTTGCTTTCTATTTCATTGTATGTGTAATGTATATTAAGAGACGTCCCCCCCTTTCATACTTGCTCTCAGAACACCAGTATTTGCACCCCCCCCAAATTTTTATCATAAAACAGAATACAAACCTATTACAAAACTCTGCTAATCTGCTGTGTGTTAAAACAGTTCACGCATATGGCTCCAGTTCATGCAAACACCCCATGCTCAAACCAGGCTAATATAATATTCACATGGCTGGCAACAAGCTGCCCAGGCTCAAATATAAGCACCATCATAGCGGATCATGTTCAGTCTCCtcagaatacactaaaaatcacTAAGTATATACATAAAAAATTACTAAGCAGTTCCGTGTATGATCCAAgggttggaacagctctgctaaggggacaggctgagagagttggggttgttcagcctggagaagagaaggctccagggagaccttaccgtgccatttcagtgcttaaaagcgGCCGATAAGAAAAACGGGGACAGACTTTGTAGCAGGGCCTgctatgataggacaaggggtgacggtgtAGAACTAAaacaggggagattcaggccagacatgaggaagacattttttacactaagggtggtgagatactggcccaggttgcccagagaggtggtggatgccccatccctggagacatcccaggccaggctggacagggctctgagcaacctgatctgggtgaagatgtccctgctcatggcaggggtggcactggatgagctttggaggtctctttcaacccaaactattctatgattctatacagtTTCGAACTTGCGGTATCCCCTAGCAGGCAGACTCACTATTTCACTTTATTGTCATCTGCTCCACAGACTAAATTTCTACACCAGATACACCTTCACATAAAACTTCAACGTTTTTTGCTTAACGTTTCCAGCATAATTAGCACAGTTAAAAACCCACCTTGGCCTTCTATGACGTTCCGGAGGACAAAGGTAGCACCGAGTCCTTTTCCACCTCTTTGAATGCAGATGCCTACAAAccggttggttttgttgttggcgTACGGATCTGCAGTAGTTACAGCGAGTATACTGCCTgccaataaataaaattaaaatagactGTTCAAGTAAACACATACTAAAATGTGGGAAAAGATTCACAAAGTGCACATATTTGGTAGATTTTGAACGTGTCTTATTTTCCATGAAAGCCGCCAGGAACAGAATAAACTTCTCACGTGCTCTAAATTAAAATATGCTAAAGTGATTCTGCAGGTTAA is from Patagioenas fasciata isolate bPatFas1 chromosome 3, bPatFas1.hap1, whole genome shotgun sequence and encodes:
- the MRPL19 gene encoding large ribosomal subunit protein bL19m, with product MAAACGRLWRPNAGVLGLAARPARCLSLSGCRISSDGKPAKFQPPPKPVIIDKQKQREEKRFLSPEFIPPRGRIDPLKLFLERKDMIQRRKVFNIPEFYVGSILAVTTADPYANNKTNRFVGICIQRGGKGLGATFVLRNVIEGQGVEICYELYSPRIQAIEVLKLEKRLDDNLMYLRDALPEYSTFDMNMKPVSHLDHEEVPVNKLQVRMKPKPWSKRWERPKYNIKGIKFELPEAKMRAAQKWSQPWLEFDMMREYDTSKIEEKIWKEVSEELKK